From the Maridesulfovibrio zosterae DSM 11974 genome, the window GCAGCCATAGTGGAAACCTCTAAAACGGCTCTTGCCGCCTCACTCATAACCTGTGAAGTCTCAAGAGAAATTCTGCTGATATCTTCAGTTGCCCTGTTAATTTCATCACTGGTTGCCGACTGCTGCTCAGCTGCGGTTGCAATCGAACGGACCTGATCAGCGGCATTTTCGACCAAAACAACAATTTCTGAAAGAGTCTGGCCTGACTCATTTGCAAGTTCACTGCTACGATAAGCAGACTCAGCAGCATTTTCCGTAGCAGAAATATTTTGTTTAGTCATATTCTGAATCTTAGTAATAGCATCACCGACTTCATTTGTTGCAGACATAGTATTCTCTGCAAGCTTACGAACTTCATCAGCAACAACAGCAAAACCTCGCCCTGCATCTCCAGCACGGGCTGCTTCAATTGCTGCATTAAGTGCAAGCAGGTTGGTCTGGTCAGCAATATCGTTGATAACCCGAAGGACATTGCCTATCTCAGAAGCCTCAACACCCAGTTGCTCCATGGATTTCTTAAGTTCATCAGCCTGTGAACGGACACCATCTGCAGCTTCAATAACCAGTTGGACAACCTTAGCTCCGCCCTGAGCTTTTTCACGGGCATTATCGGCATCTTCAGCGGCAGTACCGGCATTGCTGGCAACTTCAAGAACAGTTGCATTCATTTCTTCCATTGCAGTAGATGTTTCAGAAACTCTATCACGCTGCTCTTCAGCTCCTCGGTTAGACTGTTCAATCTGAGCAGAAAGCTCTTCAGCTGCACTGGATAAACTTTGCGAAATATCTTCGGCATTAGAAGCTGCAATAGTAATGAGTTTATGCTGTTGCTCAATTTCTCTGGCCTGCAGCTTAATATCGGTCATATCTATTCCAATAGTAATAGAGCCAAGCATCTGTCCGTCAATATCTAAAAAGATCGTTGTTGAAACACTGATGTGTTTAAGATTGCCCTTAAAAGTTGTATATTCCAACTCTCGTATCTGTGTCTTTCTTTCATTCACAGCAGACTGCGACATAGTTTGCTTTGTAGCATCACCAAAAAAGAACTCCCCGGAAGTCACTCCACTGACGTTTTCAGGCGAAATATCTGTTTCCAAAAGATTGCACATCTCCTGGTTAACCCAAAGCATTTTACCTTCTGGGTCGATAATAGAACAAGGTACGGTCAATCCATTCAGCACACCTTCGGAAAAACCTAGTTTATTCTTAAGCTCTGTCACCATCGTATTAATTTGCTCAGCAAGAGATTCAAACTCATACTTAAAAACACCCTGAAGCTCAGCTTTAAGATTTCCAGAAGCAATTTCAGTTGAAAATTCGAGTATATTTTTAACAGGTCTGACAACCAGTGACCGAATTAAAGTAACCATAATGGTACTAAGAAGCAGGATAATTACGGCACCTGATATTAACAGAACATTACGCTGATAAATCGCCGTTGAAGTAAGGTCATCTTCATAGGCTGTAACAGCAACGACCCAACCGGTCTCAGGAAAAGTCTTAAACACCATATACTTATTACGTCCTTGCCAGACATATTCAGTACCACCGTTTTTTTCCTTTAACATTGTCTGGACAAATTCAAATTTAGAAACATCTGTAAGGTATAACTTCTTATCAGCAGCATGGGCAATAATGGTTCCCGTATTGTCCAGCATAAGGCTATATCCGCTTTTCCCGATTTTAAATGGATCAATAAAGCTTTTGGTATATCGCTCCCATTTAGGGAAGACCCCCACCCCGCCAATAATATTTCCATTTGAATCACGTACGGCATGAGCTATAGCAAAAATGAGAATTCCACCGCCACTCTTGGATTTCAAAATATTATCTGCAATATAAAATTCAGTTCCAGAAAGTATTTTTTTCACATATCCACGGGATGACCTGTCAGCTCCCGCCATATTTTTACCTTTAGCATTGTACCCGGATACGACTTTACCATTTTTATCAAATAAAAATGCTGCCCAATAATCTTCTGAAGATCCTATTAATGATTTGAAAAGGCTATCAGATGGACCTATATTCCCTTCTTCCAAGGCCTCGCGTGAGGCTTGGTCCTTAGCAATCAATTTCACAACATCAGATGTCTGCCCCATGTATAGTTCAAGAGCTTTCACTGACTGATTAACGACACTATCCATAGCATTTTTCTGTTCTTTAAAAACAGCAGTATAAGTACTACTGGAAACCCACCAGACGCCTGCAGAAATAGTCAAAGCAATCAATGCAAATACAATTACTGTTACTACAGTATTTACGCTCTTGATTTTCATGAAGTACTCCGTTTCCCCACATTAATGTTTACCCGCAACATATACTTAAAGTAACTATCAGGTAACACGGACTATAAGCAAAACTCAATTGATTCAGTACTTTTTTTTCGGATAAATATATGAAAACTAATTTTCTATAATAAAATAAATATATTTACCTTCATGCGTAAAAGTAAGGTTAAATGCTCATGGCAACAAATTTACCAACTTTCAGGCACACCTCAAATACAGGAAATATTATTTTTCTTCTTTGCATTCGCCCATTGCCTGTATGACTTTTTTCTGACAAAACGAGGAGCATATAAAACGCATATTCTACATGAGGTAATAAAAATGAGTAACGAACCTGATAAGATCATTTATTCTATGGTCAGGGTAAGTAAATTTTACGATAAAAAACCTATCCTTAAAGACATTTCTCTATCGTATTTCTACGGTGCAAAAATCGGAGTTCTCGGTCTTAACGGATCCGGTAAAAGTTCACTCCTCAAAATTTTAGCAGGAGTTGATGATAGCTTTGAAGGTGAAACCCATATTTCCTCAGGGTATACTATTGGCTACTTGGAACAGGAACCGCTGGTAGATGAGACCCGCACTGTCCGTGAAGTTGTTGAAGAAGGTGTTGCTGATATTGTTGCACTGGTTAATGAATTCAACGAAATCAACGCCCAGTTTGCCGAACCGATGGAACCCGATGAAATGGACGCTCTGCTTGAACGTCAGGCAAACGTGCAGGAAAAAATGGATAACTGCGGAGCATGGGATATTGATGCCCGCCTAGAAATGGCAATGGACGCATTACGCTGTCCTCCGGCCGATACTCCTGTATCCGTAATTTCCGGTGGCGAAAAACGTCGTGTTGCTCTTTGTCGTCTTCTTTTGCAGGAACCGGATATTCTTCTTCTTGATGAACCTACCAACCATCTGGATGCAGAATCTGTATCGTGGCTGGAAAGACACCTGCAGAACTATGCAGGAACAATCATTGCTGTAACCCATGACCGCTACTTCCTTGATAATGTAGCCGGATGGATACTTGAACTTGACAGAGGTCGCGGTATCCCTTGGAAAGGCAACTATTCCTCATGGCTGGAACAAA encodes:
- a CDS encoding methyl-accepting chemotaxis protein — protein: MKIKSVNTVVTVIVFALIALTISAGVWWVSSSTYTAVFKEQKNAMDSVVNQSVKALELYMGQTSDVVKLIAKDQASREALEEGNIGPSDSLFKSLIGSSEDYWAAFLFDKNGKVVSGYNAKGKNMAGADRSSRGYVKKILSGTEFYIADNILKSKSGGGILIFAIAHAVRDSNGNIIGGVGVFPKWERYTKSFIDPFKIGKSGYSLMLDNTGTIIAHAADKKLYLTDVSKFEFVQTMLKEKNGGTEYVWQGRNKYMVFKTFPETGWVVAVTAYEDDLTSTAIYQRNVLLISGAVIILLLSTIMVTLIRSLVVRPVKNILEFSTEIASGNLKAELQGVFKYEFESLAEQINTMVTELKNKLGFSEGVLNGLTVPCSIIDPEGKMLWVNQEMCNLLETDISPENVSGVTSGEFFFGDATKQTMSQSAVNERKTQIRELEYTTFKGNLKHISVSTTIFLDIDGQMLGSITIGIDMTDIKLQAREIEQQHKLITIAASNAEDISQSLSSAAEELSAQIEQSNRGAEEQRDRVSETSTAMEEMNATVLEVASNAGTAAEDADNAREKAQGGAKVVQLVIEAADGVRSQADELKKSMEQLGVEASEIGNVLRVINDIADQTNLLALNAAIEAARAGDAGRGFAVVADEVRKLAENTMSATNEVGDAITKIQNMTKQNISATENAAESAYRSSELANESGQTLSEIVVLVENAADQVRSIATAAEQQSATSDEINRATEDISRISLETSQVMSEAARAVLEVSTMAAKLNEVIGDMQSK